The genomic region AAATGAAATCCAAAAAGTCTCTGCTGTTTTAATGGCTAATCTCTCAGTTGCAGATTTGCTGATGGGAATTTACATGATGTTTATTATCGGTGCTGATCTTTTTTACGCGGACGACTACTACTTGTATTCAGATTTATGGAGAGAGAGTGTTCTTTGTAAATTGGCGAATTTTCTGGTCGTGTTATCAAGCGAGACATCACTTATTGTATTACTTCTTATAACTTTTGATCGATACTTATGCTTAGTATATCCGTTCAACCCATCCCGACATTTTTCACGTTTATCTGCTACGATTGCCGTTGGTTTCATTTGGATCGTCACCGTTCTTTTGAGTCTTTCAACCTCTTTAGTCTCTGGGGATAAATACGGAGCTTACATTTTATCTGATGTCTGTGTTGGGATTCCACTTATGCGACCCATTACAAGTTCCCAAGCTGTTTCAAGTGACGTCCAAAATACCATACAGAGTGAATATTTAACATCTGAAAAAGTCGATGACTTTGGTGTCTGGTATTTCCCAGTCGTGATATTTCTAGGCATTAATTCGGTAGTCATGCTTATTATAATGATCATGTACGCAATGATATATGTTGCCATCGTCAAGGCAGGAAAGGTCAAGTCTTCTTCTtctaagaagaagaaaaatattaTGTTAGCAATTAAATTGTCAGTCATAATTGGTACTTATTGTCTTTGCTGGCTGCCAATTATCATCATGGGTGTGTTGTCTCAAAGTGGGGCTATAACATTACCGATTGAAATGTATCATTGGTCAGTAGTGTTTCTTTTACCAATCAACGCCTCGATAAATCCGTATCTCTACACATTAGTGGATATGGCCGAAGAAGCGTATACATCGTATAAGAAACAATCAGAGGCAAATAACATTATCCAATAGGGGGTGCCCATTATATATAACAATTTCGGTTctcttaattaaaaataaatgatatgCTCGAGTCCAGTTTCCAGTCTATGACAACTGCAACATACACACTCTAAATTCGTACTATTCAATTCCTACTCATTAATTTTACCTTTGATCCCGTAATTttcattttgatgagatatactgttcattttgtaTGGGCGGCCGTGacggccaaaagggtctcaaaaccactcaagggtctcaaaagtacaataaggtctcaaaacacACAAGGtttctttttggaaagaaaaatataagctttcacctgataccaacatGTGATGGGGTAAAGTGTGGGATgaagctgtcaatcaggtcatccATCTTTAACAAGTAACAATTCATattgacaagatctccaactcattataTGATAAGATTATATACTTAATCATGTCAATTTTGACAGGATTCTGTTAAGTCCCCCTCTGACAAGACAAcctactcaaatttgataagttgggtcatttttgacaagaatctattTATTCCATAATAATTGACAAGTCCGCCATTTTAAATGACAGGCCAGACTTATAAAATAATATCTACTTTaatagtttcttgtcattttgatgagaatatgcaAGTCATTAAtaagagaaatctgttatgtcctcatctgaatagtttcccttgtccacggttgtttgatgtgatcatttataatatttctgacaaacattattataatgttcaattctagacctgaatagtaccaacagctatcaccctaataaactgtatatacacatatattttgtagcaattcttaacatagattttcgtttctatatcaaattattcatcttttctgcttttttgtgataattctaattctataaactgtgcatttctgtgcaaattgagggcgctatttacatatatcttaaattcacattatccaaataatatgtgttctaccttacatttcatgataaaaaggcaTTTTTAAATTCCCCTGTTATTTGTTCGTCTGTTTGCTGATGATCTAATAACATTTTACTAGATTTTAGatcaatagcgccatcattgttcaacttttctttaaaatagaCATTTTTCagttttacatgtcatcaaactTGTTTAGAAATCTTATTTAAGAATACTGACACTTGTAAATAACTTAATAGATAAATTTCTTAATGTAAATAATGTACATAATGATATGGTTATTAGAAACAAGTTCACAAGAAATACAGTGCATATGGAAAAGGGATTTCCTCATCACAGATAACACTCACATCGGAATTTGTTTCTGAAAACTATAAAAGAAAAagggaaataaaataaaataaagtaaggaaaattcattttctttgttttcttattGGGTGTTGGAGAAAATTTGTATTGGTGGTGATTCGGGGAGGGGTGGGGGAATATATCCCACTAAATGCAAAAATTGCCCTGGAAGAAGCTTCTTGATTTCTATGCAGAACCGTCGCTGGACCATCTTCTCAGGGGAAGGGGGATGGGGTGTGTAAAAAATACTTTTTGCTGGTATCAATAATATGTCGAGTACGAATTGTGAGCTATAACGGGGGCTCCTAGGCACGGAATGAGTTTAAGCCTATCAggataaatgcgcgcgaaacgcGGTCAAATTcgacattttaatgctaaatggGCCAAAAGGGGGTTAATTTTGCGTCTAAAAATAACCAAAAGGAAAATGTAAATGGCAAATTTTGTTCTAATAATTTAGAGGGCGGATTTAGAGGGCGTCATGGTAATGGTCTACCTGTGATACTGATTTGTTACTTGATTGGAAAGTTACATCACAGCACTCTACATTTAGGCGTGAAATTCTTCCTGTGTTCCCCGTGGTTCTATCTGCCTTTTCATAAACCGTGATGACATGTGGTGCGGGATGTGTTGGTGTGAGCTTCAAGGTAGATCGGATAAATATACCGGAAAAACAGGTGCAACACGTATTACACGTGGCGAGCCAGAGAAAAAGGTCTGTAAAATGCTCCACAAGGAAATCAGCAAACTTGTAACTCGGCTATTCCagtgaaatccaaacacccatatggaaaacatgaccttaatcgtgcacacagagagtgtgaattacaaatggggttacctaaatggggtctccatttgaaatctactccccctttaaggtcatgtcaaggGACAAGTGATTTGTGCCGAAAAAAAAGCCAATTGCGCCGAGAttacttggaactttttttcaatgcaaatcatgtatcccggCCCATAacaaaaaaatagccaattgcgcggagattgcgtgaaaaaaagttccgcgcaaatcacttgtccctggtaatgtcttccatagaggggatTGATTTCAGCGGAGATTTAAAGGGGTACTATGTGATCTACACCCTCATCACGCAACTTTTTTTTAATAGGACTGCTATGTTTGTGTGTATAAACTTTCAAGCAGATTCGGTCCATTGCCCGGGGTCcattgacaaaaatatttttattttccgGTTGTCGGCAGCACTCGTACATATAGGCGAACTCACACATTCAATGGGCTGGCGCTAGTCCAGAAATTAACGGTatctaccctaaagaagacatgggaatcccaaaaagtttgagttttcccatgttTTCTTTAGGGTTAAAAAGCCGTCCTCGgcaattgcgagcaccaacatgcttaaaggcccattcagtgatccacggttgtttgatgggatcatttattagtttttcaaacaaaacatcatgtataaccaacttttaggcttaaacagctaaaagtgatatcgtgctaatgtatacagatgcttttgagtcattctcaactttaatttcccctcttttacaaaattattcacttttatagtatttgtTAAAGCTtgttcggatataaaatgtatgtattaatcccaaaattggtggcgctatttagttactggaaattatccttacaagcttttaatacaaataattccttttattatttgataaaatatgtttataaaatttccttgttgcttgtttcacctattccagctgttttaatgacggtattaatcacctaacccttgcaaataaagagatatgatttaggataaatagcgccatctatagtttgcatttagttaataatgaagccaattctatatacatcaaacagccgtggatcCCAggtgtaaaaataataatttgtttatagattgcctaagagtgaaggataagtcattaaaattgccattgggtatataggcctatttgctattaaaaaaaatgccaaaaacgaGGAAACCAGCAATTTTGACAAAGCCCCATTCGAAAACATGTAAATAACAGACTCACGGCTTTCGGCTTAACTGCAAGCAGGCTATGTTTGCACATCTATGAATTttgaaaatctgaattttgatgacttttacgaTCCTCCAgacgagcaaatcactgaatgggtctttaagtgtgCTCATCATATTATTATGCGGTTTATCGTGTGGTACGTGATAAAAAAGAATAATAACCACTTCATTATCTTTCTCAATAGCCCTCAACTTTCCTGTTCACTATCCAGTTTGTGCTGTCAACATTTGAAGTGGGCGTTTCTATATGCAGACTAGAGCTACATCCAGAGCTTTAAAATTAGTTTGATCATCGTTGACCACTGATTGCTTATGACCGGTGATTGGAGGACTATATTCTACAACTGCTGACTATCGCATCACAAACTTGTGCAACCTTACGGGGACAGAATTATTAGAAGACTTAATCTAAAGATCTAAAGAAACAAAGAAGTGTGGTTTACAGTTACACCCTCAGAGCAGGTACGTACCTTTTGTTATTGTTTGTTCCGCTTTTGTTATTTTAGTTCCAGATTTCAAGTGGTACCGTGTTTACTAGTAATCTAGCTTCTTCTTGTTTTTATGGTTTAATATAGTGAGATTGTTTTACATTACATTcaacttgctcgagaagtcttaCTCAAATTTACTCCCCGATATCGTCACATTCGAATGCGCAACTACCATGCCTAAAGTCGAGTCAACTTGGTTTTAAATCGGATACTGAAGTGCATTTGGAGTGTTAATTAGATATGGTACttacatatttttaatttcaattgcgttaacaaattgcattTAAATAACGAAGCAGAATTATAACGTAATTTTGATTCAACACCAACATTATGTcaattatttgtattttaaaacttttaatttCAGCCACTTAACTTAGTTCAGggctgggtatgaacgtttggactgtATCtcttgtgggacattagagcacatcagacatatcgaattgcattctgaataccaagaatgtccttctgatatcaaataattttgaattttttgaaatataagacacattttatggcaaatgagtattgatatctttgatatttttaaaacagtcctcgaagtataaatctaatgacatgtaaaaCCTGCGGTCGCTGTTTTCCCCAacgttaaaaaaattaattaaacgaAGGAAATGATTCAGCTGAATAGAACAACTGTAAAACATTTGAGCAACATGATATTTTGTGAGTTGTCACGAAACACTTCGTGACTTGAAATCTACCTTTAAAATCTGCCTTTGTTTTCTATTcatgtttactttcagttttacTTAAGGTGGAAAAACACAGATTTATCTTTTGCCACTACAGTTTTTATAGTATTGAaacaaacaatattgtaaatatataaattttgcttgacaaaaccaagtgacaAACTCacctagttttgacaaaattgaaaatatatattttaatcaaCAAACCTAAGGAATCTATTCAACGAAAAAACTAATCTGTATTGAAGTCGTATGCCCGATGTTCATATCATTTCTAAAAATCGACGTAtgaaaacagacaaaaaacaggATATTTATATCTAAAaatatagtgctgtatttttgtggaatagggagtagtgttGGTCCAGTGGTTCATAGCTCTTGATATTATGGTAAAATATCTCAAACTTGGACTTTTTTATCGGCCTGTGTTGAAACATATATGGCTAGAacgcacattttatggcaaatgattaaatattgatatttttgatattaacagtcctctaggtaaactttataaatcaaatgatatgtacttaaatgtatgtagctgggatgaaaagcgactattaattgaaaatgttgatctttctgattgaaggtatggattgttcccataggtcttttgggggaaaatgtgtaCCTTCTATAAattatgaaaagtcaaaattttcaattgatcgtcagcttatCTTACAGCTACATAAACATTAGAGTTATgtcaaatttgggatatgcattcgaagtagaatttattttaaagacaCCTCATTTGCTGCAATGGCCGCAATATTGAGATCAAAGTCTACATTTAAATGAGAgtaactcaagatttgaaagttgcagcagaATCATATTGGCCATTCAATGTCCATAGGGAAATGTTTTTGGCTCTCCTTGGATTATTTCCTTTTTTTCAGGGATTTGGAGGCGGTCAAAATATGCGATAATCAACaaaaaattgtcattattcacaccAGTGGTCATCGTTTACATAATCACATATTGAAACAAGACCACCTCAGTATTTTCTGTGATCAACAAGGTCACACGATGTGGAAGCTCAAGGATTACATCCGTTGATAAAGCTGTCAATCAGGAAATGCCGATGCTACAAATTTAGCCAATCAGGAAATACCGAGGCCCTACTTTATCAGTGAAAGGACAACTTGCAATTGTAGGACCATTTAGGACCTTGTTGGTCAGAAAAATATTGGAAacttcatgtttcaatttgacattaagTAAATAATGACGACTTTTCTAAACAATATTGATTGATTATCACATGGGGGGGTGTACCTTGATCCCCATAACCCAAGAACTACGAAAAAAGGTGGGTGTGTACACCCCCCTCccaatattttatatttgttataaaaaaacgcacgcgtttacgcccaaacgacctaaccgctcattttagtgataacatttttaccccagcTCCTTACCCGGAGGTAGGACCGGCCATAGGGGggggaggcccaccattggtttctacagtaaaatcaatgattttcatttagaTGTTGTGAAATCATTCCAGGACTAAGAGCTACTGACTTGTTGagatagtcatttccttttagttttagttttatagTGAAATCGCATTTTTTGCCTagacttttgtacatagccagaattttccaaatttgcatgggcgccctcacattttgacgtcatagcgacattgtgCGTGAAATGTGTGTACGTATTTTGGCATCACTGGATCAGTAGAGGAGACCAGGCATAGCTATATATTGGTACCAAATTTAGCGGTTatgtatatgacgtttataattgaaaatgagggaccccccccccccctcgtagtccgtattacaaaatatggttcagtaTTTCTAGGGTTTCTGGTGCGTTTTCTCTTGTTTGTTTCTTGGTttttttatgttgttgttgttgttgttgttgttgttgttgttgttgttgttattgtggtTTGGTTTTTTGGCGGCAATATCGGTTaatttatttgagtttgtagtCATGGCCACTCTTGTGTAATACTTCCTGGTTTATTAAAGATATCTCCTTGATGTCTAGTTATTTTATTTACGGAGATTATGTGGTGGAGAATTTTTGTATACTTGCCTGTGATTGACGGCGGCTGGTTGCTTTCCTTGGGGACGTAAATTGAAGTTTTGTTTGGTTTTATAATGGTTTATGTGCCGGTTGTTGGGTTCAATGTGATGTATAAAAGATCCAATTCTGTTAGCTTCTATTGCgatccttattattattattattattattatttgcgaaTATTGCGATAAGTTATATTTGAGTCTTTGAGCGTTTGATAGCTGATAGCTATAACCCATCATCTCTGTATAAGCCAACATGGTGGTGCAATTGAGATAAAATTTATAAGCGAATTAACTCGAATTTAtgtttgacactattttggccATGATTAGGTGAATTATTACTTTTCTGCGTACACTGCAAATATGTTGCGTAAATTGTATAATTGTTTGCAAAAGTAAACTTTGTTGAGTATGAATATTATTTATTTGACCCTATCaatgttgaaatttgaccccGTTTAACCTTTCATCATCTACTCCCCCCCCCCTACAGAAGATTGATTTAGTTGGCCATCCAGAGGTTATTGCCAATGTCACATAGAAACACCTATATAGGTCAACTTTTTTCTATACTTGATTATTTAAATAGCATTTTTGAGAAGCAGTGTCACAACTCACATTATATTGCATCAGTGCAGTGATGTCGCTAGTGTTTGGTTCCGTgctatttttaccaaattttccattaatattttttcatattccttCCATGCATTGTTGGTGTACTACAGTATGGCGGAATTCGAAGAAGCATTTGAAGTTATTGAGGAATCGGAAGAAGCGCTTGAAAGTGAAGAGGTTGATGCAGTTGACGACATGACAGAAGAAGAAAAAGCTGAATTTGAAGAAGAAGTTGCAGATGCCAAAAAAAATGTGGCAGAATTATCTAAGGATGCAAGTGAATTTAAAAAGTTTTCAATCACGGAAGCGTCAAAGAAATTTGGAAGCTTTGTTGCTAAGAATGTTGCAATTGGTTCTATCCTGTATGGAGTTAATCTTAGCTTGGCAAAGCTGACAACAGGTGGTGGAAGTGATGCAGAAAAGAAATCCAACAAAAACAAGGCTGCCGTTGTGAAGGCGATTACTACGCTCATCAAAACGGAAACAGATGACAGTAAAAAACTTCGAGAATGGATGGACGCGCACAAAGATGAGACTGTCACtttaggcacattctccgataaagtgtccaaaaagccaaatcggtgtcgcccatagttacaagtcgtattcagacttgtttcgtcagaaagaaatgacttttattaatacaactgatacttaggagttgctttctaaagtgtgtggggctagaggttgtaacatgcctagaaagtataaaacaataaagctgattatacatatccattgttttcctccatgtcgccagccaaggtgcgttccgtataatgtgtccctgttcgctatacatgcgcgcataataatggattataggtacttttcattagcgggtatcatgccctaattataaagtataaaacatcacaacgcaggttattaaatttttccaacagggctttgagactatgtcgccaatattgttcacagatacgttaccatatttctaatggatagcaatctgtcaaaataactagctatatgaatgttttcatatgtgatggatcaagcaggctccatagttatattatatatgtggtacataacacaatggtttcaaagtaaaacaaatcaggtctattattggcaaaaaatcctgacgttacgttcatgtcgtcacagatacgttacctaaattctactcccctcgaaaaaaacgctgtgataaatgaagccaaataccataccagactttagtacattgggtgatgactgatcaagtatgagtattaagtcggtaagtttgtacacttgcacgattaagacaaaagtgtgaaagggcttcacagatacgttaccactgatacgttaccgccaatgcgtacaagtaatattgctcaaaaatgaagtattgttgaaaaatcacccatgcattgttttgtgctctgaaactattaaagtttacgattctgaatgattttcatgaattcttcgtggttggaattttgcaattaccgagaccaaagttggacgctttatcggagaatgagccTTTAGAtggtattgaagtgccattagaTTCAATCTTCCACAAATATCTGGGACCAATTTCTGATGTAAGTTTAATTAAATGTATTAGTATTAACGTAGTCTCCTCCGCTTAACCCTTCCAGTTTGATTCCGCCTtactgcacacacacacacccccaagtATAACATTAATTCTGATTGGCTATTCCATTCCGGCCCGGTATTCCGGTCATACAGATACGACACGGAAAAGGTACATCCGGAAGGtcgataataaaatataattagtaGGAAcgttgtttggctatcaaaaaacttccttcacccaatggaatttggggagctgcatagataattggtggatgttacaatctaagtgcggataggtttgcgccaagatccagaaaaggcgctatataaaacaatCTATTTATAGTCATTGATGGTCATGACTAATACTGTTAAGAAGCAATTGAAAGCCTTGTTTCAAGTCGCGCCTGATGACGTCTTGATAAAGAGTTCAAGCCATTCATAATTGGCAAATTGTGTGGAGCCAGCGGAATCAAAGCAGTGGCGGAGGAGTATTAACGCAAGGGATGTGCATGTTTTCGCCATTTTAAATTACGTATAAAGCGTACGTTAATTCAATTAAATGGTAATTTTATCACAAAAGGTATTGAGTTTCAGTTGAATAGGAATTTTGACAAGTAAAACCTCGCATTGGTAATAGGCACTACACATTGTGGCAGTTCTTTTGAATGGCTTCTGTATTTCATACAATTTTAGCTACCTTTCGTTTGTAGGCCTATTGCTAACCTAAATCATACTTCAAATCAATTTTATCTTGTAGGCTGTAGATCAAGCCTTCAATGCAGCCAGACCTTTGCAGAAAAAAGTCGAGAACAACTATTCCTGGGACGTCCCGACTGCCGATGATATCGCAAAATTGATTGATGCTTCTACTGCCTTCCTAACGGCATTTGACGACTTCCGAAAATTTGCTGAAGAACATTCATCTGAATTTCCAACCCTGAAGAGCCTGCCGTTGACACAAGCAGACATTGATGATTTGACCAGCCAACTAGACGCTGTTAAAAAGATGCCGTTTTATTAACAGCAATGGCATGGCATCGATAGTGGATTGCTGATTTGTTTctaaaacataaaatatattctgaaaatattaattcgtCGAAAAATATGTgcgaacttttttttaaaatttttggaaagtaaagggaagatgtaaaaatcatctatttttacaaactttcgagcaaatatttttgttattttgtacattgaagagatcaaagtgacggttaggaatgaggttaataactttgcatcggtaatatgtcgggcattgtgaaaaatctaaacattttgctttggaactCGGAATATCCCTCTTTtcagttccaaaggcaaaatgtttagatttttaacAATGGCCTCCAAATAATCGATGCGCAGTTAGTACCCTCTAATTAACGCTAAAGTAGCCAGGAGATTCATGGGACCCAAGATGTTTTTTTCCGCGATTGCACGTAGAGTCTTACACGCGCAATTGTGTTTTGCATAAAAatcaacataaacatgataaatcgtGAGATGTTTAGCATGGGTCCCTAGGAACCACCACTCCAAACGGAAGGATTTAAGTAATCACTATTTTAAACATAAAACCGTGTTACTGTTTCTGCTTAAAGTGTATAGATAACAATGTAATGATTAAAACACAAATAAATACCAATTAATCCAGTTCTCCGTGTATCTCACCAGAGTGTGTTTAAATTTGACAGGTAAAGAACATGTGTAATCCTATGGAGAAAACAGTCCACCATCCTTAAAACCCTAATATGAAAAACTACTAATGAGTAAAAAAGGATCAACCCGGGACAGGCACAtcataaattttggtgggtatgctcccacTGAATTTTGAGGTAGTGAGTCTTTGAGAGTTGACGGCGTaccgataaacatgataaaaggggATCTTTTGGAACTGTGATCGGGTAAAAGGGGGCCTTTTGGAGCTGTGATCAGGTAAAAGGGGGGATTTAGGAGCTACGAACAGTCAAAATGAAAGATATTTCTCGGTTTTCTAGTTGAAATTTGCCTAAACAttcagaaatatgaggaatgagcaatttaggagTCTTTTAGAGTTGGAATTACCCAAATCAAGGGTCTTCCAGTGCTACATCTACCAGaatactcagtaaagttgccaaaattaaggcaatatctgactgagaAAACTCTCTCCTTTGTTAAACTACAGGGGTCTTTCAGACCTGCGCGGTCCATATATAGGGGCTTTTtcccggggagcatacccgtatgggtatttggaaccgagactagtgGTTCGTACGCAATTATGAACACCCATATATAACGCCCGTAAAGCGCAAGGCGTATCGAACATTATCTACTAATATTTCGCGCGATTAAAAAAGGTGGAATTATGCTTGGCCATTTCCGCTAGAGCATTTG from Amphiura filiformis unplaced genomic scaffold, Afil_fr2py scaffold_208, whole genome shotgun sequence harbors:
- the LOC140145305 gene encoding uncharacterized protein, whose product is MAEFEEAFEVIEESEEALESEEVDAVDDMTEEEKAEFEEEVADAKKNVAELSKDASEFKKFSITEASKKFGSFVAKNVAIGSILYGVNLSLAKLTTGGGSDAEKKSNKNKAAVVKAITTLIKTETDDSKKLREWMDAHKDETVTLGTFSDKVSKKPNRCRP